The Chrysemys picta bellii isolate R12L10 chromosome 12, ASM1138683v2, whole genome shotgun sequence genome has a segment encoding these proteins:
- the LOC122172745 gene encoding zinc finger protein 160 codes for LLPGLSVSLPAGDRQESEKEEDHQYQEFPGKVEPQRTFGRRVLGNFSQCLEQGKASGNQHWSERLFRNQPTKKVAKSIKYVGGCKDPEETTAQQTNHKKEKPNQYLKCGKQFILRSRLLTHQTIHMGEKPHKCFECGKSFSHSSYLTAHWRTHTGERPYICLDCGKSFSNSSNLTKHRRIHTGERPYKCPDCGKCFIQKSTLVTHQTIHTGEKPHKCLDCGKSFSHSSYLIRHWGTHLGERPYKCLECGKSFIRNSHLIRHQRIHTGDKLHQCLHCRKSFIERPNLIRHQAIHTGESPHRCLECGKSFTQRSALVTHQAIHTGERPHKCLDCGKSFIQRTNLISHQTIHTGEKPHKCLDCGKSFAHNSGLIVHQRIHTAEKPYKCLDCGKSFSHKSNLTKHQRIHTGERPYKCLDCGKCFIQKSSLVTHQTTHTGERPHKCLDCGKNFSHSSYLTRHWRTHTEERPYKCLECGKSFIQSSHLIRHQKIHTGDKPDKCLHCGKCFTERTDLIRHQASHTGESPHKCLECGKSFNQRSNLIIHQRIHTGYTLHKCLDCGKSFSRSSELTKHQRIHKGETLEIA; via the coding sequence CTTCTGCCTggattgtctgtctctctcccagcaggtgataGGCAAGAGAGTGAGAAAGAGGAGGATCATCAATATCAGGAATTTCCTGGGAAAGTGGAACCACAGAGGACCTTTGGGAGAAGAGTTTTAGGGAATTTCTCGCAGTGCTTGGAACAAGGAAAAGCCTCTGGAAATCAGCACTGGTCAGAGAGGCTATTCAGAAACCAGCCTACCAAGAAAGTGGCTAAATCTATTAAATATGTGGGAGGATGCAAGGATCCTGAGGAAACCACAGCCCAGCAGACAAATCACAAGAAAGAGAAACCCAATCAGTACCTCAAATGTGGGAAACAATTCATTCTGAGATCACGCCTTCTTACACATCAGACAATCCATATGGGAGAGAAACCCCATAAATGCTTTGAGTGCGGGAAGAGCTTTAGCCACAGCTCATACCTCACTGCACACTGGAGgacccacactggagagagaccttatatatgcttggactgtgggaaaagcttcagtaacAGCTCAAATCTCACTAAACatcggagaatccacacgggagaaagACCATATAAATGCCCAGACTGTGGGAAATGTTTCATTCAGAAGTCAACCCTTGTTACACATCAGacaatccacactggagaaaaaccccataagtgcttagactgtgggaaaagctttagcCACAGCTCATACCTCATTAGACATTGGGGGACCCACttgggagagagaccctataaatgtctcgagtgtgggaaaagtttcattcgGAACTCgcaccttattagacatcagagaatTCATACTGGAGATAAACTTCATCAATGCCTCCACTGTAGGAAAAGTTTCATTGAGAGACCaaaccttattagacatcaggcaatccacacaggagagagccCCCATAGGTGCttggagtgtgggaaaagtttcacacagagATCAGCTCTTGTTACACATcaagcaatccacacaggagagagacctcataagtgcttggactgtggaaaaagtttcattcaGAGAACAAACCTTATTTCACATCAGAcaatacacacaggagagaaacctcaTAAATgcttggattgtgggaaaagttttgctCACAATTCAGGCCTTATtgtgcatcagagaatccacacagcaGAGAAGCcctataaatgtttggactgtggaaaaagtttcagtCACAAATCAAATCTtactaaacatcagagaatccacacgggagaaagGCCATATAAATGCCTGGACTGTGGGAAATGTTTCATTCAGAAATCAAGCCTTGTTACACATCAGACaacccacactggagagagaccccataagtgcttggactgtgggaaaaactTTAGCCACAGCTCATACCTCACTAGACATTGGAGGACACACACAGaggagagaccctataaatgccttgagtgtgggaaaagtttcattcaGAGCTCACACCTTATTAGACACCAGAAAATTCATACTGGAGATAAACCTGATAAATGCCTCCACTGTGGGAAATGTTTCACTGAGAGAACagaccttattagacatcaggcaAGCCACACAGGAGAGAGCCCCCATAAATGCttggagtgtgggaaaagtttcaatcaGCGATCAAACCTTATtatacatcagagaatccacacaggttaTACCCTTCATAAATGccttgactgtgggaaaagcttcagtaggAGCTCAGAGCTtactaaacatcagagaatccacaaggGTGAGACCCTAGAAATagcttaa